In one Pseudarthrobacter oxydans genomic region, the following are encoded:
- a CDS encoding sulfate adenylyltransferase subunit 1: MSTDTVLSGAAGDLEAALPTTLFRFATAGSVDDGKSTLVGRLLHDSKAILADTLDAVARTSADRGFGGAAGGIDLALLTDGLRAEREQGITIDVAYRYFATDRRSFILADCPGHVQYTKNTVTGASTADAVVVLIDARKGVLEQTRRHLSVLQLLRVAHVIVAVNKIDLVDFSESVFRGIEADVQQVGRELGLGSDGITDLLVIPVSALDGDNVVDRSERTPWYTGPALLEVLETLPAADELESHLESFRFPVQLVIRPQGALAPDAVAAGLDVEDYRDYRAYAGQITEGSVKVGDKVSVLTPGQDPRTTTVVGIDFAGASLEEAAAPQSVAIRLAEEFDVARGDTIAAAGTVREASADLYASLCWLSPKPLREGQKVLVKHGTRTVQALVRNVGGKLDLASFKLEPASTLELNDIGNAQLRLAAPLPLENYLHHRRTGAFLVIDPLDGNTLAAGLVKDHPGDHEDERYSI; encoded by the coding sequence ATGAGCACCGACACAGTTTTGTCCGGCGCGGCCGGCGACCTCGAAGCTGCCCTGCCCACAACGCTCTTCCGCTTCGCCACCGCGGGATCGGTCGACGACGGCAAGTCCACTTTGGTGGGCCGCCTCCTTCACGATTCCAAGGCCATCCTGGCTGACACCCTCGACGCCGTTGCCCGCACCTCCGCGGACCGCGGCTTCGGCGGGGCTGCCGGCGGGATCGACCTGGCGCTGCTGACGGACGGCCTGCGTGCCGAGCGCGAGCAGGGCATCACCATCGACGTGGCCTACCGCTACTTCGCCACCGACCGCCGCAGCTTCATCCTGGCCGACTGCCCCGGGCACGTCCAGTACACCAAGAACACGGTGACCGGCGCGTCCACTGCGGATGCCGTCGTCGTCCTCATCGACGCCCGCAAGGGCGTGCTGGAGCAGACCCGCCGGCACCTGTCCGTGCTGCAGCTGCTGCGCGTGGCGCACGTGATCGTGGCCGTGAACAAGATCGACCTGGTGGACTTCAGCGAATCCGTGTTCCGCGGGATCGAAGCCGACGTGCAGCAGGTGGGCCGCGAACTGGGCCTGGGTTCCGATGGAATCACCGACCTGCTGGTCATCCCCGTGTCCGCCCTCGACGGCGACAACGTGGTGGACCGCTCCGAGCGGACCCCCTGGTACACCGGCCCCGCCCTGCTTGAGGTCCTTGAGACCCTGCCGGCCGCCGACGAACTGGAAAGCCACCTGGAAAGCTTCCGCTTCCCGGTGCAGCTGGTCATCCGGCCGCAGGGCGCCCTGGCACCGGACGCCGTTGCCGCCGGGCTGGACGTGGAGGACTACCGCGACTACCGCGCGTACGCCGGCCAGATCACCGAAGGCTCGGTCAAGGTGGGGGACAAGGTCTCGGTCCTGACCCCCGGCCAGGACCCGCGCACCACAACGGTGGTGGGCATCGACTTCGCCGGCGCCTCGCTGGAGGAAGCCGCCGCCCCGCAGTCCGTGGCCATCCGCCTGGCCGAGGAATTCGACGTCGCACGCGGCGACACCATCGCTGCAGCCGGCACCGTCCGCGAGGCCTCCGCAGACCTGTACGCGTCACTGTGCTGGCTGTCCCCGAAGCCCTTGCGCGAGGGCCAGAAGGTGCTGGTCAAGCACGGCACCCGCACTGTCCAGGCGCTGGTCCGCAACGTTGGAGGCAAGCTGGACCTGGCCTCCTTCAAGCTGGAACCGGCATCCACCCTGGAACTGAACGATATCGGCAACGCGCAGCTCCGGCTCGCCGCGCCGCTGCCGCTGGAGAACTACCTGCACCACCGCCGCACCGGCGCATTCCTGGTGATCGACCCGCTGGACGGCAACACCCTCGCCGCCGGCCTGGTCAAGGACCACCCGGGCGACCACGAGGACGAGCGCTACAGCATCTAG
- the cysD gene encoding sulfate adenylyltransferase subunit CysD, with protein MSTFLTEETTQVTDSAVSTRLSSLDTLESEAIHIIREVVAEFEKPALLFSGGKDSVVMLHLATKAFWPGKVPFPVLHVDTGHNFPEVIDFRDRTVERLGLKLVVGSVQEFIDRGELAERADGTRNPLQTVPLLDAIQQNKFDAVFGGGRRDEDKARAKERILSLRDEFGQWDPRNQRPELWNLYNGRHTVGQHVRAFPISNWTELDIWRYIERENIELPGLYYAHEREVFARDGMWRAVGEVSQPLPHEEVITKTVRYRTVGDMSCTGAVESDAYTVADVVVEVAASTLTERGATRADDRISEAAMEDRKKDGYF; from the coding sequence ATGAGCACTTTCCTAACCGAGGAGACTACCCAGGTGACCGACTCCGCCGTCTCAACCCGACTGAGCAGCCTGGACACCCTCGAATCCGAGGCCATCCACATCATCCGCGAGGTTGTCGCCGAGTTCGAGAAGCCCGCGCTGCTGTTCTCCGGCGGCAAGGACTCCGTGGTGATGCTGCACCTGGCCACCAAGGCCTTCTGGCCGGGCAAGGTCCCCTTCCCCGTGCTGCACGTGGACACCGGCCACAACTTCCCGGAGGTCATCGACTTCCGGGACCGCACCGTTGAGCGCCTCGGCCTGAAGCTCGTAGTGGGCTCGGTGCAGGAGTTCATTGACCGCGGCGAGCTCGCCGAGCGTGCCGACGGCACCCGCAACCCGCTGCAGACCGTCCCCCTGCTGGACGCCATCCAGCAGAACAAGTTCGACGCCGTGTTCGGCGGCGGCCGCCGCGATGAGGACAAGGCCCGCGCCAAGGAGCGCATCCTGAGCCTCCGCGACGAGTTCGGCCAGTGGGACCCGCGCAACCAGCGGCCCGAGCTGTGGAACCTCTACAACGGCCGCCACACCGTGGGCCAGCATGTCCGAGCGTTCCCCATCAGCAACTGGACCGAGCTGGACATCTGGCGCTACATCGAGCGTGAGAACATCGAGCTGCCCGGCCTGTACTACGCCCACGAGCGCGAGGTCTTTGCCCGCGACGGCATGTGGCGCGCGGTGGGCGAGGTGTCCCAGCCGCTGCCGCACGAGGAAGTCATCACCAAGACCGTCCGCTACCGCACCGTGGGGGACATGTCCTGCACCGGGGCTGTCGAGTCCGACGCGTACACGGTGGCCGACGTTGTGGTTGAAGTCGCTGCCTCCACCCTGACCGAACGTGGCGCCACCCGTGCAGATGACCGCATCTCCGAGGCCGCCATGGAAGACCGCAAGAAGGACGGGTATTTCTAA
- a CDS encoding phosphoadenylyl-sulfate reductase → MAKHLAPAPARRPVEELKALAEAGAAELGWDAPARDVIAWVERNFDLPAVAVACSMADAVLPALVADQMPGVDVLFLETGYHFPETYATRDEVAANLRVNVVDVLPENTVEQQDRLLGKDLFARDAAQCCALRKVAPLQRTLAGYELWFTGVRRDEAPTRTNTPLVGWDDKNGLVKVNPVAAWTFDQLVQYSDDNLLPVNPLLSQGYPSIGCQPCTRKVAPGDDPRAGRWAGTDKTECGLHV, encoded by the coding sequence ATGGCAAAGCATCTCGCACCCGCACCTGCCAGGCGTCCTGTGGAAGAGCTCAAGGCCCTGGCCGAGGCCGGCGCGGCCGAGCTCGGCTGGGACGCCCCCGCCCGCGATGTTATCGCCTGGGTGGAACGCAACTTCGACCTGCCCGCCGTCGCCGTCGCCTGCTCCATGGCCGACGCCGTCCTGCCGGCCCTCGTCGCTGACCAGATGCCCGGCGTCGACGTCCTGTTCCTGGAGACCGGCTACCACTTCCCGGAAACCTATGCCACGCGCGACGAGGTGGCCGCTAACCTCCGCGTCAACGTGGTGGACGTGCTTCCGGAGAACACCGTGGAACAGCAGGACCGTCTCCTGGGCAAGGACCTCTTCGCCCGCGACGCCGCCCAGTGCTGCGCCCTCCGCAAGGTGGCCCCGCTGCAGCGCACCCTGGCCGGCTACGAACTCTGGTTCACCGGTGTCCGCCGCGACGAGGCGCCCACCCGCACCAACACTCCGCTGGTCGGCTGGGATGACAAGAACGGCCTGGTCAAGGTCAACCCGGTGGCCGCATGGACATTCGACCAGCTGGTCCAGTACTCGGACGACAACCTCCTGCCCGTCAACCCGCTGCTATCCCAGGGTTACCCCTCCATTGGCTGCCAGCCCTGCACCCGCAAGGTGGCGCCCGGCGACGACCCCCGCGCCGGCCGCTGGGCAGGTACCGACAAGACAGAATGCGGACTACACGTATGA
- a CDS encoding nitrite/sulfite reductase — MTDTALAGASADSAAAKRPARTNRPAAKPHGQWKVDGKTPLNANETWKQEDDGLNVRERIETIYSKEGFDAIPGQDLHGRFRWWGLYTQRKPGIDGGKTATLEPHELEDKYFMLRVRIDGGALTTEQLRVIGQISVDFARDSADLTDRQNIQLHWIRVEDIPEIWTRLEGVGLSTTEACGDVPRVILGSPVAGIAKDEIIDPTPLIAELGERFIGNPLLSNLPRKYKTAITGHPSQDVVHEINDFALVGVRHPELGIGYDLWAGGALSTNPMLGKRLGAFVTPEQAADVWLGVTSIFRDYGYRRMRTKARLKFLMADWGPEKFRQILEDEYLGYKLADGPAAPKPTTPGDHVGVHEQKDGKFFIGATPLAGRLSGAALVKLADTLEARGSYRLRTTPHQKLVVLDVEKEQVEPLVAELDALGLSARPSVFRRGTIACTGIEYCKLAIVETKHTAATAVAELERRLADLAESGELPHALSLHINGCPNSCARIQTADIGLKGMMLPTPDGDPSPGFQVHLGGGLASSDREEAGLGRTVRGLKVYVDDLPDYVERVVRTFVAQRAEGQTFAEWAHAADEEALQ; from the coding sequence ATGACTGATACAGCTCTAGCCGGAGCGTCCGCGGACTCCGCTGCCGCCAAGCGCCCCGCGCGCACCAACCGCCCCGCCGCGAAGCCGCACGGGCAGTGGAAAGTGGACGGCAAAACGCCCCTGAACGCCAACGAAACCTGGAAACAGGAAGACGACGGCCTCAACGTGCGCGAGCGTATCGAGACCATCTATTCCAAAGAGGGCTTCGACGCCATCCCCGGCCAGGACCTGCACGGCCGGTTCCGCTGGTGGGGCCTGTACACCCAGCGCAAGCCCGGGATCGACGGCGGCAAGACCGCAACCCTTGAGCCGCACGAGCTCGAGGACAAGTACTTCATGCTCCGGGTTCGGATCGACGGCGGGGCGCTCACCACCGAGCAGCTGCGCGTCATCGGCCAGATTTCCGTGGACTTCGCCCGCGACTCTGCTGACCTCACGGACCGCCAGAACATCCAGCTGCACTGGATCCGCGTGGAGGACATCCCCGAGATCTGGACCCGGCTGGAAGGTGTTGGCCTGTCCACCACCGAGGCCTGCGGCGACGTTCCCCGCGTGATCCTGGGTTCGCCCGTGGCCGGCATCGCCAAGGACGAGATCATCGACCCCACGCCGCTGATCGCGGAGCTGGGGGAGCGGTTCATCGGCAACCCGCTGCTGTCCAACCTGCCGCGCAAGTACAAGACGGCCATCACCGGCCACCCCAGCCAGGACGTGGTCCACGAGATCAACGACTTCGCCCTGGTGGGTGTCCGCCACCCGGAACTTGGCATCGGCTACGACCTCTGGGCCGGCGGCGCGCTGTCCACCAACCCGATGCTCGGCAAGCGACTCGGTGCCTTCGTGACGCCGGAGCAGGCTGCCGACGTGTGGCTCGGCGTTACCAGCATCTTCCGCGACTACGGCTACCGGCGCATGCGCACCAAGGCCCGCCTGAAGTTCCTGATGGCCGACTGGGGTCCGGAGAAATTCCGCCAGATCCTCGAGGACGAATACCTCGGCTACAAGCTGGCCGACGGCCCCGCCGCGCCCAAGCCCACCACGCCCGGTGACCACGTCGGCGTGCATGAGCAGAAGGACGGCAAGTTCTTCATTGGTGCCACCCCGCTGGCCGGCCGCCTGTCCGGCGCCGCGCTGGTCAAGCTGGCGGACACCCTCGAGGCCCGCGGCTCCTACCGGCTGCGCACCACCCCGCACCAGAAGCTCGTGGTCCTGGACGTCGAGAAGGAACAGGTTGAGCCCCTGGTGGCTGAACTGGATGCGCTGGGCCTCTCCGCCCGCCCGTCCGTGTTCCGCCGCGGCACCATCGCCTGCACCGGCATCGAGTACTGCAAGCTGGCCATCGTGGAAACCAAGCACACGGCAGCAACCGCAGTTGCCGAGCTGGAACGCCGCCTGGCCGACCTCGCAGAATCCGGCGAGCTGCCGCACGCACTGTCCCTGCACATCAACGGCTGCCCCAACTCCTGCGCCCGCATCCAGACGGCGGACATCGGCCTCAAGGGCATGATGCTTCCCACGCCCGACGGCGACCCCTCCCCGGGTTTCCAGGTCCACCTGGGCGGCGGGCTGGCTTCCAGCGACCGCGAGGAAGCAGGCCTGGGCCGCACCGTCCGCGGCCTCAAGGTCTACGTGGACGATCTCCCCGACTACGTGGAGCGCGTAGTCCGCACCTTCGTAGCCCAGCGCGCCGAAGGCCAGACCTTCGCCGAATGGGCCCACGCAGCAGACGAGGAGGCACTGCAGTAA
- a CDS encoding CbiX/SirB N-terminal domain-containing protein, whose protein sequence is MNSPIMIACAHGTSNTQGAAEVNALRAAIAALRPGLDVREAYVDVQQPDLVDVVAGLPEGEPAVVVPLLLSVGYHVKVDIARAVKSRPGSAAAAPLGPDPRLAALLDQRLREAGVTDNDVIVLAAAGSSNPNAAVSVEDLLGQLRELRSNRMVAAYGASAKPSVPDAVAMLREELEGGAGAGESAGAVDVGGRVVIASYLLAPGFFHDQLAKAGADLVTEPLLPSPVLAEIALERYDAAVAKARETAAQAPAAAPAPEPQEAPAEPEPETQEGGFFKAVRRFVTKYFPR, encoded by the coding sequence ATGAACAGCCCCATCATGATCGCCTGCGCCCATGGGACGTCCAACACACAGGGAGCCGCGGAGGTCAACGCCCTGCGCGCCGCCATCGCCGCCCTCCGCCCGGGCCTCGATGTCCGGGAAGCCTATGTGGACGTCCAGCAGCCGGACCTGGTGGATGTGGTGGCCGGCCTGCCCGAGGGGGAGCCCGCCGTCGTGGTTCCGCTGCTGCTCAGCGTCGGCTACCACGTCAAGGTGGACATCGCGCGGGCCGTGAAGAGCCGGCCGGGCAGTGCTGCTGCCGCGCCGCTGGGGCCGGATCCGCGCCTGGCCGCGCTGCTGGACCAGCGGCTGCGGGAGGCCGGCGTCACGGACAACGACGTTATCGTGCTCGCCGCCGCGGGCTCCTCCAACCCCAACGCCGCGGTCAGTGTCGAAGACCTGCTTGGCCAGCTCCGGGAGCTGCGGTCCAACCGGATGGTGGCGGCCTATGGTGCCTCGGCCAAGCCGTCCGTGCCCGACGCCGTCGCGATGCTTCGCGAGGAACTGGAAGGCGGTGCCGGGGCGGGTGAGTCCGCGGGGGCTGTCGACGTCGGCGGGCGCGTGGTGATTGCCTCCTACCTCCTGGCGCCGGGCTTCTTCCACGACCAGCTCGCCAAGGCCGGGGCCGACCTTGTGACCGAACCCCTGCTGCCGTCCCCCGTGCTGGCCGAGATCGCGCTGGAACGGTACGACGCCGCCGTCGCAAAGGCCCGCGAAACCGCGGCCCAGGCGCCGGCCGCCGCCCCGGCCCCCGAGCCCCAGGAAGCCCCCGCAGAACCGGAACCCGAAACACAGGAGGGTGGCTTCTTCAAGGCTGTCCGGCGTTTCGTGACGAAATATTTCCCTAGGTGA
- a CDS encoding TRIC cation channel family protein, translating to MTFPFDIALVWLDLAGIFFFAVSGSLLAARKQFDIVGSLLLASLVSLGGGVIRDIILAVIPAAFTNPAYLVPPVLATVLVYFLFPAFQRFTSLLVLFDAGGLALFCITGTLKALSFGVNPPAAVLLGVTTAVGGGLLRDITANEVPQLFNPADLYAVPAFCGAALTGVLWVTGTFNALTACAVAAVVFAFRVASWRRSWRIPLAVHGWHRAEADSGESRGRD from the coding sequence ATGACATTCCCTTTTGACATCGCCCTGGTATGGCTGGACCTGGCCGGCATCTTCTTCTTCGCCGTGTCCGGATCGCTGCTGGCGGCCCGGAAGCAGTTCGACATCGTGGGCTCGCTCCTGCTGGCCTCGCTGGTGTCCCTCGGCGGGGGCGTGATCAGGGACATCATCCTCGCCGTCATCCCGGCCGCGTTCACCAACCCCGCATATCTGGTCCCGCCGGTGCTGGCCACGGTCCTGGTGTACTTCCTGTTCCCCGCGTTCCAGCGCTTCACGTCGCTGCTGGTGCTGTTCGACGCCGGCGGGCTGGCCCTCTTCTGCATCACCGGCACACTGAAGGCGCTGTCCTTTGGCGTGAACCCTCCGGCAGCGGTCCTGCTGGGGGTCACAACGGCGGTGGGCGGCGGGCTGCTCCGGGACATCACGGCCAACGAGGTGCCACAGCTGTTCAACCCCGCGGACCTGTACGCGGTGCCCGCGTTTTGCGGGGCCGCGCTGACCGGAGTGCTCTGGGTGACCGGAACCTTCAATGCGCTCACCGCATGCGCCGTGGCCGCCGTCGTATTTGCCTTCCGGGTGGCAAGCTGGCGGCGGTCCTGGCGCATCCCCTTGGCCGTCCACGGCTGGCACCGGGCCGAGGCCGACAGCGGCGAATCGCGGGGCCGCGATTAG
- a CDS encoding SMI1/KNR4 family protein codes for MTDMFLEKFRALVPKYLEDEWQAEDGLTPEELDKALADHQFQIPLVLREFYLAVGGCEDLMEAYHYFWDPDELEVDDEGFLMFLEDEEEEYTWGFRMGDLSVPDPIVYRRNNARGQWKSEEGTFSEFVFDMFEWAFEDDED; via the coding sequence ATGACTGACATGTTCCTCGAGAAATTCCGTGCGCTGGTTCCAAAGTATCTCGAGGACGAATGGCAGGCAGAGGACGGGCTGACTCCGGAGGAGCTGGACAAGGCCCTGGCCGACCACCAATTCCAGATTCCCCTGGTGCTCCGCGAGTTCTACCTGGCCGTTGGCGGCTGCGAGGACCTGATGGAGGCGTACCACTACTTCTGGGATCCGGACGAACTGGAAGTCGACGACGAAGGCTTCCTGATGTTCCTCGAGGACGAGGAAGAGGAATACACCTGGGGGTTCCGCATGGGAGACCTCAGCGTCCCGGACCCCATCGTGTACCGCCGCAACAACGCCCGCGGCCAGTGGAAGTCCGAGGAAGGCACCTTCTCGGAGTTCGTGTTCGACATGTTCGAGTGGGCCTTCGAGGACGACGAAGACTAG
- a CDS encoding DUF559 domain-containing protein gives MIQSAAGRGDISLEFLYASCSGKRNGKARKLLDLVIPRADSVLEVLANTHFARAGLRVRRHVNIPGVGEVDFLIEECLVVETDGSTHFEPRSVKKDQRRNNRSILGGYLVLRYYYEDVVHAPEAMVAEVLSVLELRRRGVFPARPADGGDENA, from the coding sequence ATGATCCAGTCTGCTGCCGGACGCGGCGACATCTCTCTCGAGTTCCTCTATGCCAGCTGTAGTGGCAAGCGCAATGGCAAGGCCAGGAAGCTTCTGGACCTGGTGATTCCCAGGGCGGACTCAGTGCTTGAAGTGCTTGCCAATACGCACTTTGCCAGAGCTGGGCTCAGAGTGCGGAGGCACGTGAATATTCCAGGGGTGGGGGAGGTGGACTTCCTTATCGAGGAGTGCCTTGTTGTGGAGACCGACGGCTCAACCCACTTTGAACCACGTTCGGTCAAGAAGGACCAGCGGCGGAACAACCGGAGCATCCTGGGCGGTTATCTGGTGCTCCGCTATTACTACGAGGACGTGGTCCATGCGCCGGAGGCGATGGTCGCAGAGGTCCTGTCTGTCCTCGAGTTGAGGCGCAGAGGTGTCTTTCCGGCGCGTCCTGCCGATGGCGGCGACGAAAATGCGTAA
- a CDS encoding polyprenyl synthetase family protein has product MTNAADHSWTHAGHGLPDSEPSLNTTAIATGLQLPAGFAAIAGDAELGPAITNNLARVEKKLREAIANSDPLADATSRHLVEAGGKRIRPLLTLLCAHLGDASLPAVVQAAVVVELTHLATLYHDDVMDSAPFRRGAPTAHEVWGNSVAVLTGDLIFARASILVSELGSRALGIQARTFERLCLGQLHETVGPRPDEDPIEHYLSVIADKTGSLVAASGQLGAIFANADPAFEPVLVEYGEKVGVAFQLADDVIDVTGIKVKSGKSPGTDLREGVPTLPVLLLRKAAADGDQSAVGLLRLIDGDLSSDEALAEAVAGLREHPVTAESWVVARRWADEAIAALAPLPEGVVKDSLSNFALAVVDRAS; this is encoded by the coding sequence GTGACCAACGCCGCAGACCACAGCTGGACGCACGCCGGGCACGGCCTGCCGGACTCCGAACCCAGCCTCAACACCACCGCCATCGCTACGGGTTTGCAGCTGCCTGCGGGCTTCGCCGCCATTGCCGGAGACGCCGAGCTGGGCCCGGCCATCACCAACAACCTGGCACGCGTGGAGAAAAAACTCCGTGAAGCGATCGCCAACTCTGATCCCCTGGCTGATGCCACGTCGCGGCACCTGGTGGAAGCCGGCGGCAAGCGCATCAGGCCCCTGCTGACACTGCTGTGCGCTCACCTCGGCGACGCTTCCCTTCCCGCCGTGGTGCAGGCCGCCGTCGTGGTGGAACTGACGCACCTGGCCACCCTGTACCACGACGACGTCATGGACTCTGCCCCGTTCCGCCGCGGCGCGCCCACGGCCCATGAGGTCTGGGGCAACTCGGTGGCGGTGCTCACCGGCGACCTGATCTTCGCCCGGGCCTCAATCCTGGTGTCCGAACTCGGTTCGCGGGCCCTCGGCATCCAGGCCCGCACATTCGAGCGGCTGTGCCTGGGCCAGCTGCACGAGACCGTGGGGCCGCGTCCGGATGAAGATCCGATCGAGCACTACCTTTCCGTGATTGCTGACAAGACCGGTTCGCTGGTGGCGGCGTCCGGCCAGCTCGGCGCCATCTTCGCCAACGCCGATCCCGCGTTCGAGCCCGTCCTGGTGGAATATGGCGAGAAGGTGGGTGTGGCCTTCCAGCTCGCGGACGACGTCATCGATGTCACCGGGATCAAGGTCAAGTCCGGCAAGTCCCCGGGCACCGACCTGCGCGAAGGTGTTCCCACCCTGCCGGTGCTGCTCCTGCGCAAGGCTGCCGCGGACGGTGACCAGTCCGCCGTCGGGCTTCTCCGGCTCATTGACGGGGACCTGTCCTCGGATGAGGCGCTTGCGGAGGCCGTCGCCGGGCTGCGCGAGCACCCCGTGACTGCGGAGTCCTGGGTTGTTGCCCGCCGGTGGGCCGATGAAGCCATCGCCGCCCTCGCGCCGCTGCCCGAAGGCGTGGTCAAGGACTCGCTGTCCAACTTCGCGCTTGCTGTGGTGGACCGCGCCAGCTAG
- a CDS encoding geranylgeranyl reductase family protein: MKVLIVGAGPAGSTAAYYLAKAGIDVTVLEKTSFPREKVCGDGLTPRAVREIQKLGLPHPEGEGWRRNKGLRLIAGGRTIELPWPEVSDFPQYGLIRTRLGFDEELARHAQAAGATILERHSVTEALRNGGGRVTGVRAALLDESGRKAGETRDFSADVVLAADGNSTRTAVSLGIQKRDDRPLGVAVRTYFTSPRTDDDWMEGWLELPGRDGKLLPGYGWVFGVGDGTSNVGLGILNSSKEFGKLDYKQVLREWTAGMPAEWGFTPENQVGEIRGAALPMGFNRTPHYSPGLLLLGDAGGMVSPFNGEGISYAMESARFAAEFLVDASSRSLAAGGTYDADAHLARYADYVRDQWGSHFTLGRAFAALIGKPAVMKLALRTGMPIPVLMRFVVRLLANLTDPSARGFEDRVIRVLESLVPATSNTKPAPADSNQRYPLQKVRVNP, translated from the coding sequence GTGAAGGTACTGATTGTCGGCGCGGGGCCGGCCGGCTCCACCGCCGCGTACTACCTTGCCAAGGCGGGCATCGACGTCACCGTTCTGGAGAAAACGAGCTTCCCGCGCGAGAAGGTCTGCGGCGACGGCCTCACCCCCCGCGCCGTCCGTGAAATCCAGAAGCTGGGCCTGCCCCACCCCGAGGGAGAAGGCTGGCGCCGGAACAAAGGCCTGCGCCTGATCGCCGGCGGGCGCACCATCGAACTGCCCTGGCCCGAGGTGTCCGACTTCCCGCAGTACGGCCTGATCCGCACCCGGCTGGGATTCGACGAGGAACTGGCCCGCCATGCCCAGGCCGCCGGTGCCACCATCCTTGAGCGGCACAGCGTCACCGAAGCACTGCGCAACGGCGGCGGCCGGGTCACCGGCGTCCGCGCAGCGCTCCTGGACGAGTCCGGACGCAAGGCGGGGGAGACGCGCGACTTCAGTGCCGACGTCGTCCTCGCCGCCGACGGCAACTCCACCCGCACCGCCGTCTCGCTCGGCATCCAGAAGCGGGACGACCGCCCGCTCGGCGTCGCCGTGCGCACCTACTTCACCTCGCCGCGCACGGACGACGACTGGATGGAAGGCTGGCTGGAGCTGCCCGGCCGCGACGGCAAACTGCTGCCCGGCTACGGCTGGGTGTTCGGCGTGGGCGACGGCACTTCCAACGTGGGCCTGGGCATCCTGAACTCCTCGAAGGAATTCGGCAAGCTCGACTACAAGCAGGTCCTGCGCGAATGGACCGCCGGCATGCCCGCCGAATGGGGCTTCACGCCGGAAAACCAGGTGGGCGAGATCCGCGGCGCAGCGCTGCCCATGGGCTTCAACCGCACCCCGCACTACTCGCCGGGGCTGCTCCTGCTGGGCGACGCCGGCGGCATGGTGTCCCCGTTCAACGGCGAGGGCATCTCCTACGCCATGGAATCCGCCCGCTTCGCCGCCGAGTTCCTGGTCGACGCCTCCTCCCGCTCGCTGGCAGCGGGAGGAACGTACGACGCCGACGCGCACCTTGCGCGGTACGCGGACTACGTGCGGGACCAGTGGGGCTCCCACTTCACCTTGGGCCGGGCCTTCGCCGCGCTGATCGGCAAGCCGGCCGTCATGAAGCTCGCGCTGCGCACCGGCATGCCCATCCCGGTTCTGATGCGCTTTGTGGTCAGGCTCCTGGCCAACCTCACGGACCCATCCGCGAGGGGCTTTGAGGACCGGGTGATCCGCGTCCTGGAGTCTCTGGTTCCGGCCACATCCAATACGAAGCCCGCCCCGGCAGACTCCAATCAGCGGTATCCGCTACAAAAAGTTAGGGTTAACCCGTGA
- a CDS encoding demethylmenaquinone methyltransferase: MNRASLDKRPDEVATMFDDVAPKYDVVNDVLSLGQTRRWRKVVVEAMDVSKGQRVLDLAAGTGTSSEPYADAGIDVVACDFSLGMLKVGKRRRPDINFVAGDATNLPFADNSFDAATISFGLRNVNEPKKALQEMLRVTKPGGKLVIAEFSQPVIPLWRTMYTEYLMRALPAIATKVASNPDAYVYLAESIRAWPDQDHLAAWLQESGWEQVTYRNLSGGIVAVHRAFKPAGPAPDNAAAAIAAHKGPVAKLRRNIVR, encoded by the coding sequence GTGAACCGAGCATCCTTGGATAAGCGTCCGGACGAAGTAGCCACGATGTTTGACGACGTCGCACCGAAATACGACGTCGTCAACGATGTCCTGTCCCTGGGGCAGACCCGGCGCTGGCGCAAGGTTGTGGTGGAAGCCATGGACGTCAGCAAAGGCCAGCGCGTCCTTGACCTGGCAGCCGGTACCGGCACCTCCAGCGAGCCGTATGCCGATGCTGGAATAGACGTTGTGGCCTGCGACTTCTCCCTGGGAATGCTCAAGGTTGGAAAGCGCCGCCGGCCGGACATCAATTTTGTTGCCGGTGATGCCACCAACCTGCCTTTCGCCGACAACTCGTTCGACGCCGCCACGATCTCCTTCGGCCTCCGCAACGTCAACGAGCCGAAGAAGGCGCTGCAGGAGATGCTCCGCGTCACCAAACCGGGCGGCAAGCTGGTCATCGCGGAGTTCTCCCAGCCGGTGATCCCGCTCTGGCGCACCATGTATACCGAATACCTGATGCGCGCCCTGCCGGCCATCGCCACGAAGGTAGCCTCCAACCCGGACGCGTACGTCTACCTCGCTGAGTCCATCCGCGCCTGGCCGGACCAGGACCACCTGGCCGCCTGGCTGCAGGAATCCGGGTGGGAACAGGTCACCTACCGCAACCTTTCCGGCGGGATCGTGGCCGTCCACCGCGCGTTCAAGCCTGCGGGGCCGGCCCCGGACAATGCGGCTGCCGCCATCGCCGCGCACAAGGGCCCGGTGGCCAAGCTGCGCCGCAACATCGTCCGCTGA